A genomic window from Bradyrhizobium lupini includes:
- the uvrB gene encoding excinuclease ABC subunit UvrB: protein MAKKPASSEKSGKSPKAKAPNAAPNSKASRPDVQPIGPALAELLNPAINRGDAGLGSGTGLQPPPDNSRDRRSGGEAAAHRARASTPKEFPQDNTRPMPLRPNPQPPGARDAGFDEAPQANYGTAATIPTLDPELARQLGLPTEEDDAEALARPPRSKMEALGVKATADALESLIREGRPEFRKDDGSTRVWTPHRPPRPEKSEGGVRFEIKSQYEPRGDQPTAIAELVEGINRNDRSQVLLGVTGSGKTYTMAKVIEATQRPAIILAPNKTLAAQLYGEFKSFFPDNAVEYFVSYYDYYQPEAYVPRTDTYIEKDSSINEQIDRMRHSATRALLERDDVIIVASVSCIYGIGSVETYTAMTFALKKGERIDQRQLIADLVALQYKRTQADFTRGTFRVRGDVIDIFPAHYEDRAWRVNLFGDTVETIEEFDPLTGHKQDELEFIKIYANSHYVTPRPTLVQAIKSIKSELKMRLDQLHDQGRLLEAQRLEQRTTFDLEMMEATGSCAGIENYSRYLTGRLPGEPPPTLFEYVPDNALVFADESHVTVPQIGGMFRGDFRRKATLAEYGFRLPSCMDNRPLRFEEWDMMRPQTIAVSATPSAWEINESGGVFVEQVIRPTGLIDPPVHIRPARTQVDDLVGEVRATAQAGYRSLITVLTKRMAEDLTEYLHEQGIRVRYMHSDIDTIERIEIIRDLRLGAFDALVGINLLREGLDIPECALVAILDADKEGFLRSETSLIQTIGRAARNVDGKVILYADQMTGSMERAIAETDRRREKQVEYNTAHGITPESIKKSIGDIMNSVYERDHVLVEIGGHDMTDDVISIGHNFEAVLGDLETRMREAAADLNFEEAARLRDEVKRLRATELAVVDDPTVKQRTVQGKAGAYAGAKKYGDAANLPVSALKNKSAATALKASGSKGSRIHKPHLDEMHGPESLPYRGDRALPSKPFGGESRIIQPTDSRQSGPEFGPSPRSSGGAPGHRGGWKKR, encoded by the coding sequence ATGGCGAAGAAACCTGCATCCTCCGAAAAGTCCGGCAAATCCCCCAAGGCCAAGGCTCCGAACGCCGCGCCGAATTCCAAGGCGTCTCGCCCCGACGTGCAGCCGATCGGGCCGGCGTTGGCCGAGTTGCTCAATCCCGCGATCAATCGCGGCGATGCCGGGCTCGGATCGGGCACCGGACTGCAGCCGCCGCCGGACAATTCGCGCGACCGCCGCTCCGGAGGCGAGGCCGCCGCGCATCGCGCGCGGGCCTCGACGCCGAAAGAGTTTCCGCAGGACAATACGAGGCCAATGCCGCTGCGGCCCAATCCGCAGCCGCCCGGCGCCCGCGACGCGGGCTTCGACGAGGCGCCGCAGGCCAATTACGGAACCGCGGCCACGATACCGACGCTCGATCCGGAACTGGCGCGTCAGCTCGGCCTCCCGACGGAAGAGGACGATGCCGAAGCCCTGGCTCGTCCGCCGCGCAGCAAGATGGAGGCGCTCGGCGTCAAGGCCACCGCCGACGCGCTGGAATCGCTGATCCGCGAGGGCCGGCCGGAGTTCCGCAAGGACGACGGCTCCACCAGGGTGTGGACCCCGCATCGGCCGCCGCGCCCGGAAAAGTCCGAAGGCGGCGTGCGCTTCGAGATCAAGTCGCAATATGAGCCGCGCGGCGACCAGCCAACCGCGATCGCCGAGCTGGTCGAGGGCATCAACCGCAACGACCGCTCGCAGGTGCTGCTCGGCGTCACCGGCTCCGGCAAGACCTACACCATGGCCAAGGTGATCGAGGCGACGCAGCGGCCCGCCATCATCCTGGCACCGAACAAGACGCTCGCCGCCCAGCTCTATGGCGAGTTCAAGAGCTTCTTCCCCGACAACGCTGTCGAGTATTTCGTCAGCTATTACGACTATTACCAGCCGGAAGCGTATGTCCCTCGCACCGACACCTACATAGAAAAGGACTCCTCGATCAACGAGCAGATCGACCGCATGCGCCACTCGGCGACGCGCGCGCTGCTCGAACGCGACGACGTCATCATCGTTGCCTCGGTGTCCTGCATCTACGGTATCGGCTCGGTCGAAACCTACACCGCGATGACCTTTGCCCTGAAGAAGGGCGAGCGCATCGACCAGCGCCAGCTGATCGCCGACCTCGTCGCGCTGCAGTACAAGCGCACCCAGGCCGATTTTACCCGCGGCACATTTCGCGTGCGCGGCGATGTCATCGACATCTTCCCGGCGCACTATGAAGACCGTGCCTGGCGCGTGAACCTGTTCGGCGACACCGTCGAGACCATCGAGGAGTTCGACCCGCTCACCGGCCACAAGCAGGACGAGCTCGAATTCATCAAGATCTACGCCAACTCGCACTATGTGACGCCGCGCCCGACGCTGGTGCAGGCGATCAAGTCGATCAAATCCGAATTGAAGATGCGGCTGGACCAGCTCCACGACCAGGGCCGCCTGCTGGAAGCGCAAAGACTGGAGCAACGCACCACCTTCGACCTCGAGATGATGGAGGCAACCGGAAGCTGCGCCGGCATCGAGAACTATTCGCGCTATCTCACCGGGCGCCTGCCCGGCGAGCCGCCGCCGACGCTGTTCGAATATGTGCCCGACAACGCGCTGGTGTTCGCCGACGAGAGCCACGTCACCGTTCCCCAGATCGGCGGCATGTTCCGCGGCGACTTCCGCCGCAAGGCGACGCTCGCCGAATATGGCTTCCGGCTGCCCTCTTGCATGGACAACCGCCCGCTGCGCTTCGAGGAATGGGACATGATGCGGCCGCAGACCATCGCGGTCTCCGCGACGCCCAGCGCCTGGGAGATCAACGAGAGCGGCGGCGTGTTCGTCGAGCAGGTGATTCGCCCGACCGGTCTGATTGATCCGCCGGTCCACATCCGCCCGGCCCGCACCCAAGTCGACGATCTCGTCGGCGAGGTCCGGGCCACGGCGCAGGCCGGCTATCGCTCGCTGATTACGGTGCTGACAAAGCGCATGGCGGAGGATCTCACCGAATATCTGCATGAGCAGGGCATTCGCGTTCGCTACATGCACAGCGATATCGACACCATCGAACGCATCGAGATCATTCGCGATCTGCGGCTCGGCGCGTTCGACGCGCTGGTCGGCATCAATTTGCTGCGCGAAGGCCTCGACATTCCCGAATGCGCGCTGGTCGCGATCCTCGACGCCGACAAGGAAGGCTTCCTGCGCAGCGAAACCTCGCTGATCCAGACCATCGGCCGCGCCGCGCGCAACGTCGACGGCAAGGTGATCCTCTATGCCGACCAGATGACGGGCTCGATGGAGCGCGCCATCGCCGAAACCGACCGCCGCCGCGAGAAGCAGGTCGAGTACAACACGGCGCATGGCATCACGCCGGAGAGCATCAAGAAGTCGATCGGCGACATCATGAACAGCGTCTACGAGCGCGATCATGTGCTGGTCGAGATCGGCGGCCACGACATGACCGACGACGTCATCTCGATCGGCCACAATTTTGAAGCCGTGCTCGGCGATCTCGAGACGAGGATGCGCGAGGCCGCCGCCGATCTGAACTTCGAGGAAGCCGCGCGCCTGCGCGACGAGGTCAAGCGCCTGCGCGCCACCGAGCTCGCGGTGGTCGACGATCCCACCGTCAAGCAGCGCACGGTGCAGGGCAAGGCCGGAGCCTATGCGGGCGCGAAGAAATACGGCGACGCCGCCAATTTGCCGGTCAGCGCGCTGAAGAACAAGAGCGCAGCCACAGCGCTCAAGGCCAGCGGCAGCAAGGGCTCGCGAATCCACAAGCCGCATCTCGACGAGATGCACGGCCCGGAATCGTTGCCATATCGGGGCGACCGCGCGCTGCCGTCGAAGCCGTTCGGTGGCGAGAGCCGCATCATCCAGCCGACGGATTCAAGGCAGTCAGGGCCGGAGTTCGGGCCATCGCCGAGGTCGAGCGGTGGGGCGCCGGGGCATAGGGGTGGGTGGAAGAAGAGGTAA
- a CDS encoding LysR substrate-binding domain-containing protein, producing the protein MRRLLFLNGIKAFEAAARAGSFAAAGLELSVSAAAVSRMVHILEERLGVALFERKANKLLLTQAGRAYQSGLTPIFDALASLTAQVTAPSSVRVLTIGIGHTFAMRWLIPRLSEFRSEEPDIEVRFTTGGASVPFGEDWSCGIQLGTGDWPGLVAEPLFAGDLTPVCVPRLASSLKRPGDLKAPSLIRVAHSPEDWPIWLKAASLARVNARGPEFQFYGQALQAAADGLGIAMGIRPYIDDDLTAGRLVAPFELSVPKGMRWYLLYRSFQTEQRDFAAFRRWIMRAASEPAARPVRRTGRTSARN; encoded by the coding sequence TTGCGGCGCTTGCTGTTTCTCAACGGCATCAAGGCATTCGAGGCCGCGGCGCGGGCCGGCAGCTTTGCCGCGGCCGGCCTCGAGCTGAGCGTATCGGCAGCCGCCGTGAGCCGCATGGTGCACATCCTGGAAGAACGGCTCGGCGTCGCGCTGTTCGAGCGCAAGGCCAACAAGCTGCTGCTGACGCAGGCGGGCCGCGCCTATCAGAGCGGGCTGACGCCGATCTTCGATGCGCTCGCAAGCCTCACCGCGCAGGTGACGGCGCCCTCGAGCGTCCGCGTGCTCACCATCGGCATCGGCCACACCTTTGCGATGCGCTGGCTGATCCCGCGCCTGTCGGAGTTTCGCAGCGAAGAGCCCGACATCGAGGTGCGCTTCACCACCGGCGGCGCGTCGGTGCCGTTCGGCGAGGACTGGAGCTGCGGCATCCAGCTCGGCACCGGCGACTGGCCGGGGCTGGTGGCCGAACCGCTGTTCGCCGGCGACCTCACGCCGGTCTGCGTGCCCCGCCTCGCATCCTCGCTGAAGCGCCCGGGCGATCTCAAGGCACCGAGCCTGATCCGCGTCGCGCATTCGCCCGAGGACTGGCCGATCTGGCTCAAGGCCGCAAGCCTCGCACGCGTCAACGCGCGGGGACCGGAGTTCCAGTTCTACGGCCAGGCGCTTCAGGCTGCCGCCGACGGGCTCGGCATCGCCATGGGCATCCGGCCCTATATCGACGACGACCTCACCGCCGGCCGGCTGGTGGCGCCATTCGAGCTCTCGGTGCCCAAGGGCATGCGCTGGTACCTGCTCTATCGCAGCTTCCAAACCGAGCAGCGCGACTTTGCCGCGTTCCGCCGCTGGATCATGCGCGCGGCGTCGGAACCCGCCGCCCGTCCCGTCCGGCGGACCGGCCGCACCAGCGCGCGGAACTGA
- a CDS encoding TSUP family transporter gives MTPIMIAALGLLMVGTAFLSGLFGMAGGLILIGVLLALMPLPTAMVLHAITQMASNGWRAFLWRTHIRWRPVANYMVGAAVALAAWSLTRYVPDKPVALLLLGITPFMARLLPANIKPDPDRLWQGTVYGTICMGLMLMTGVSGPLLDTFFLGGDFGRREKVATKAMCQLVSHFSKLIYFGGVIDQAATLDPVLAAVAIAASMLGTTLARRILEAMTDQQFVAWSMNLITTIACYYIAYGSWLLVRTPVLAAFDKGGLQ, from the coding sequence GTGACGCCCATCATGATCGCTGCCCTTGGATTGCTGATGGTCGGCACCGCGTTCCTGTCGGGGCTGTTCGGCATGGCGGGCGGGCTGATCCTGATCGGCGTGCTGCTGGCCTTGATGCCGCTGCCGACCGCGATGGTGCTGCATGCGATCACGCAGATGGCCTCCAACGGCTGGCGCGCCTTTCTCTGGCGGACGCATATCCGCTGGCGCCCGGTCGCGAACTATATGGTCGGCGCGGCCGTCGCGCTCGCGGCGTGGTCGCTCACGCGCTACGTACCGGACAAGCCGGTCGCGCTGCTGCTGCTCGGGATCACGCCGTTCATGGCGCGGCTGCTGCCCGCCAACATCAAGCCGGATCCCGACCGTCTCTGGCAGGGCACCGTCTACGGCACGATCTGCATGGGCCTCATGCTGATGACCGGCGTGTCGGGGCCGCTGCTCGACACCTTCTTCCTCGGCGGCGATTTCGGCCGGCGCGAGAAGGTGGCGACCAAGGCGATGTGCCAGCTCGTCAGCCATTTCAGCAAGCTGATCTATTTCGGCGGCGTGATCGACCAGGCGGCGACGCTCGATCCCGTGCTCGCGGCCGTCGCGATCGCAGCATCCATGCTCGGCACCACGCTGGCGCGGCGCATCCTCGAAGCCATGACCGACCAGCAATTCGTGGCCTGGTCGATGAATCTGATCACCACCATCGCCTGCTACTATATCGCCTATGGCAGCTGGCTGCTGGTCCGCACGCCGGTGCTGGCAGCCTTCGACAAGGGAGGTTTGCAATGA
- a CDS encoding glutathione S-transferase family protein, with product MSLKLFELVGTDASRPFSPFCWRTRMALAHKGLSAETLPWRFTEKSAIAPHGSEKVPVLLHHDQPVVDSWTIAIYLEDKFPDRPSLFGGEGGRAMARMLNVWGDIAIVGGIFPLIIADIPNNLDEVDAAYFRQSREARFGGKRLEEIMASRDAGVVAFRKSLEVMRQTLKKQPFIGGAAPNYADYIVFGGFQWARATSPFKLLEADDPVYAWREKLLDAFDGMARKSPGHPV from the coding sequence ATGTCGCTCAAACTCTTCGAACTCGTCGGCACAGACGCCTCGCGACCGTTCAGCCCGTTCTGCTGGCGCACGCGAATGGCGCTGGCGCACAAGGGCCTTTCGGCGGAAACGTTGCCCTGGCGCTTCACCGAGAAGAGCGCGATCGCGCCACATGGCTCGGAGAAGGTTCCGGTGCTGCTGCATCACGACCAGCCGGTGGTCGATTCCTGGACCATCGCGATCTATCTCGAAGACAAGTTTCCGGATCGTCCGTCGCTGTTTGGCGGCGAGGGCGGGCGCGCCATGGCACGCATGCTCAATGTCTGGGGCGACATCGCCATCGTCGGCGGCATCTTTCCATTGATCATCGCCGACATTCCGAACAATCTGGACGAGGTCGACGCCGCCTATTTCCGCCAGTCGCGCGAGGCCCGTTTCGGCGGCAAGAGGCTGGAAGAGATCATGGCCAGCCGCGATGCCGGCGTGGTCGCCTTCCGCAAATCGCTCGAGGTGATGCGGCAGACCCTCAAGAAGCAGCCCTTCATCGGCGGCGCCGCACCGAACTATGCCGACTACATCGTGTTCGGCGGTTTTCAGTGGGCGCGCGCGACGAGCCCGTTCAAGCTGCTGGAAGCGGACGACCCGGTTTACGCCTGGCGCGAAAAGCTGCTGGATGCGTTCGACGGCATGGCACGGAAGTCCCCGGGGCATCCAGTGTAG
- a CDS encoding cysteine-rich CWC family protein, which yields MTNRQDIPAQQPRRLACSRCGAEFGCDLSGTCWCAEETARLPMPVKGEDCLCRACLRAAAEAT from the coding sequence ATGACAAATCGGCAAGACATTCCGGCGCAGCAACCCCGCCGCCTCGCCTGCTCTCGTTGCGGCGCCGAGTTCGGCTGCGACCTCTCCGGCACCTGCTGGTGCGCGGAAGAAACGGCGCGGCTGCCGATGCCGGTCAAGGGCGAGGATTGCTTGTGCCGGGCGTGCTTGCGTGCGGCGGCGGAGGCAACATAA
- a CDS encoding DUF1800 family protein, whose product MARDSQAALVALNRFGFGARGGASGDLINAASDPRGFVKAELTRPNGVLLEAPGLQSAPQLGQAVFAYQDQVKQAREAAAKAGAPTEAPLQAPADQRPGPRRNLSLNAVATEIAGQMAEAKPGNNKPADNKPADNMAKPDTMQPNAAAPPAAKPAPQPLNVIQKTFRAEALARLQRATLVECGFTERLVVFWSNHFCISASKGELARIWAGAFEREAIRPHVLGRFADMLKAVEQHPAMLFFLDNQQSLGPDSRAGQNRKRGLNENLAREIMELHTLGVGGGYTQDDVTSLARIITGWTFAGRQGQLGAPGSFVFNVNAHQPGPQMLLGKTYEPTGLAQGEAALADIARHPSTASFIATKFVRHFVADDPPPALVARLRDVFIKTDGDLKALATALVDSDEAWKAPLTKMRSPYDFLVASGRLLARVPEDPGAYLNNLNLLGQPLWSPAGPNGFADTNAAWAAPEGIKLRLDIAAQMGARLGPNIDPLDLLEFAAADAASIETRRTIERAESRQQALALLLMSPEMQRR is encoded by the coding sequence ATGGCCCGCGATTCGCAAGCCGCGCTCGTCGCGCTCAACCGTTTCGGCTTCGGCGCCCGCGGCGGCGCATCCGGCGATCTCATCAACGCGGCCTCCGATCCTCGCGGCTTTGTGAAGGCGGAACTCACTCGTCCCAACGGTGTGCTGCTGGAGGCGCCGGGCCTGCAATCCGCGCCGCAGCTCGGGCAGGCCGTGTTCGCCTATCAGGATCAGGTCAAGCAGGCGCGCGAGGCCGCCGCGAAGGCCGGCGCGCCGACTGAAGCGCCGTTGCAAGCGCCGGCCGATCAGAGGCCCGGACCGCGCCGCAATCTCTCGCTGAACGCCGTGGCAACCGAGATCGCCGGCCAGATGGCCGAGGCCAAGCCCGGTAACAATAAGCCGGCTGACAACAAGCCGGCGGACAATATGGCCAAGCCGGACACTATGCAGCCCAACGCGGCCGCGCCGCCTGCCGCAAAACCCGCCCCGCAGCCGCTCAACGTCATCCAAAAAACCTTTCGCGCCGAGGCACTGGCGCGGTTGCAGCGCGCGACGCTGGTCGAGTGCGGCTTCACCGAACGGCTGGTCGTGTTCTGGTCCAACCATTTCTGCATCTCCGCCAGCAAGGGCGAGCTGGCGCGGATCTGGGCCGGTGCGTTCGAGCGCGAGGCGATCAGGCCGCATGTGCTCGGACGTTTCGCCGACATGCTGAAAGCGGTGGAGCAGCATCCGGCGATGCTGTTCTTCCTCGACAACCAGCAATCGCTCGGACCGGACTCGCGCGCGGGCCAGAACCGCAAGCGCGGGCTGAACGAAAATCTCGCGCGCGAGATCATGGAGCTGCATACGCTCGGCGTCGGCGGCGGCTATACGCAGGACGACGTCACCTCGCTCGCGCGCATCATCACCGGCTGGACCTTTGCTGGCCGGCAGGGACAGCTGGGAGCGCCCGGTTCGTTCGTGTTCAACGTCAATGCGCACCAGCCCGGGCCGCAAATGCTGCTCGGCAAGACCTACGAGCCGACCGGCCTTGCGCAAGGCGAAGCCGCCCTCGCGGACATCGCACGCCATCCCTCGACCGCGAGCTTCATCGCCACCAAATTCGTCCGCCACTTCGTCGCCGACGATCCGCCGCCGGCGCTGGTGGCGCGACTGCGCGATGTCTTCATCAAGACCGACGGGGATCTCAAAGCGCTGGCAACCGCACTGGTCGATTCCGACGAGGCGTGGAAGGCGCCACTGACGAAGATGCGCAGCCCTTATGATTTTCTGGTCGCGAGCGGCCGGCTGCTCGCGCGCGTGCCGGAGGATCCCGGCGCCTATCTCAACAACCTCAATCTGCTGGGCCAGCCGCTGTGGTCGCCGGCCGGCCCGAATGGTTTCGCCGACACCAATGCCGCCTGGGCTGCGCCGGAAGGCATCAAGCTCCGGCTCGACATTGCCGCGCAAATGGGCGCGCGGCTTGGGCCCAACATCGACCCGCTCGATTTGTTGGAATTTGCCGCCGCGGATGCGGCCTCGATCGAAACGCGGCGGACCATCGAGCGCGCGGAGTCGCGGCAGCAGGCGCTGGCGCTGCTGTTGATGTCGCCCGAAATGCAGAGGAGATGA